The Treponema sp. J25 sequence TCCCCCGCAGAGGGGGTAGCGGAGGCCGCCAGAGGGCGCGTTACGTGGCTGGGGCTCGCCGTGGGCGCGGCTGACAACCACGGTGCGGCGTCGCGGGAAAGGGCGTGCAGTGGCGAATCGCGTGGCCCCAGCGCAGCGGCGGTGTTTTCCCTCTGGCGGCCGGAGCGAGGGGGAGACTTCCCCCTGTGCATACCCTTTTTACTTGTCAACTTGACAAATATAAATGATGGTGCGATAGTATAACCATGAAAACACTTCCTGTTGGAGAGTTAAAAGCGCGATTCTCAGAGGTTCTGGAACGGGTTAAAGCAGGAGAATCTTTTGGGATCCTGTATGGCAAGAAAAAAAAGCCCATTGCCATGATTGTCCCCTATAAAGATTCAGCAGTAAAAAAAGAAAGGGAAATTGGGCCGCTCGAGGGGAAAGTAACTATTCAATTTGCTGATGACTTTAAGGTAAGTGAAGAGGAACTCCTGAAATTGTCATGAATTATTTATTAGATACCCACACGTTTTTATGGACGATTTCTGATACTAAGAACTTATCCGCTAAAGCAAAAGAAATAATTAAGAGTCCAAAAAATGAAATATTTGTGAGTGCTGTTAGTTTCTGGGAAATATCGATAAAAACACGACTAAAAAAATTACATCTTGGTACCCTTGATCCTGAAGAGTTACTTACGTTAGCTTTGCAAATGGATTTTCAAGTTATAAGTTTAACGCCGGAAGAAGCAATAACCTATCATACGTTAAAAGAAGAAACCCATACTGACCCTTTTGATAGAATGCTTATTTGGCAGAGTATTACAAGAAAAATGCCCCTCATAAGCAAAGATGCCGCTTTTTCTAAATTTATCCCTTATGGATTAAAGCTCATCTGGTAAGGCCTTCCCCTACCCCTCCAGGCTCCGCCCTTCCCAGTCTGTGATATTTCGTTCTTCGCTTGAAAAATTGATGCCGAGGAGGTGTATCCGCTTCCCCTGGCTCTGGTACTTTTCCCAGTAGCGCCGCTCTTCAATCTGTTTGATGGCGGGCTCGCTGCTATCCACCTTAAACTCGATGATGTAGATGTCCCTGAAAGTTTCTATGGTCATGTCGATTCTGCCCTGGTTCGTGGCGTCCTCGCAGGTGACCCGGTACCCGATGGCCGCAAGGAACACGTACACGAGGCTTGCCCAGTAGCCCTCGGCGGTGGCGATGTCGTTCTTCACGTAGTTGTTGTAGGGAATCCCCGCGCACAGCCGCTTGAGCTCATCCACCAGGGCCGAGAGGTTCGCCTGTTCCAGGGCCTTTTCTGCTTTGCTGCCAAGCTTGATGGGCAGGTCCCGGCTTCCGCTCAGGTAATACAGGAAAAATTGATTCAGCGATAATTGCACCTCAGCGTTGGGGACCCCCAGGGTAAAGGTGCGGACTCCCATGCTGTTTGTCTCTACGTCCTTAATCGTAAGGTACCCGGTCTGCCAGAGGAGGGCGCGAATATCGATGTAGTCCACATCAAAGGCATTCAAAAGCTCTTCGCTGGCCTCGCAGTTTTCCAGTTCCGGAAGAAAGTACCGCTCCTGCTTAAGGACTTCGATTAAAAAGCTCGGACTCCCGGTCTGCCACCAGTAGTTGCTGAAAATCTTACCGTTGGACAAAAAGAGGAGGATATCAAAGGGGTTGTAAAGTTTTTCCCCAAAATACCAATAGCCATTGTACCAGAGCTGGACAAGATGCATGTCTGAGCCTTCCATGGCGTCCGCAAAGACCGTCTCCAGGTCATGCTGGGTGTAGCCGCAGATTTCTCCATAGGCAGGGTTGAGCGTAATGTCTTCCAGGTTGTTAAGGCCGCTAAAGAGGGAAAGCTTACTGAACTTGCTCACCCCCGTGATAAAGGCAAGGCGCAGGTACCGATCGCTGTCCTTAAGGACCGAGTAGAGGTTTTTAAGGATGTCCCGGGCTTCCCGGGCGACCTCAGGCCGGGAAAGGTTATCCAGGATGGGCTTGTCGTATTCATCGATAAGGACCGCCACCGGGGCCTCGTAGCGCTCGGAGGCGGCCAGGATGAGGTTGGTGAGGGCGAGCTTGGGGTTCTGGAAGGAGGCTAGGTCGGGCATGGGGAGCTTCAGGCGCCGGTAGTTTTCGGTAAACATGATGGTAAAGGCGGTGGCAAGTTCTTCCTGGAGTTTCTTGTAGTCTCCACTTCCAAAGCTCAGGCGGATGACGGGATAGGGAGTAAAGTCGTATTTATCGTAAAGATAGAGGCCTTTAAAAAGCTCCCGGTTTCCTGAGAGGGCCTCCGCCAGGGTGTCGAGGAAGAGGCTCTTTCCAAAGCGCCGGGGCCGGGAGAGGAAGAAAAACTTTCCCTTGAGAAGCACCTTATGCACAAAAGGTGTTTTATCAACATAGTAATACTGTTCGGTTACAAGCTGGGAAAAAGTCTGGAGTCCAATGGGGAGACGCTTACCGCTCATAGTTCTGAGTATAAAACAAGCGGTCTCTTTAGACAATCAAGGGGGCCGCGGGGCAGAGCAATACGGGCGGCGCGGTTTGATCGGGGGTGTTGTGGCCGTCCCACCATGGCGTACGGCCGCACAAGGGCCGGTCCAGGACGGGGGCGTTGCGGGGGTGTCCCCCGCAGAGGGGGTAGCGGAGGCCGCCAGAGGGCGCGTTACGCGGCTAGGGCCGCTGAGGGGGCGGCTGACAACCACGGTGCGGCGCCGCGGGAAAGGCCGTGCAGTGGCGAATCGCGCAGCCACAGAGCGGTGGGGCCTGGCAGGGGCGCGGTCCTGAGGGCTAAGGGTCGCTGGAGGGGGCGGCGCCGAGGCGAATGGGGCGGCCGGAGCGAGGGGGAGACTTCCCCCTGTGGCCTCTTACTCCCAAGAGACCAAAGAAAAAGGAGCCCCTCGATAGGCGAAGGCTTAGGACACCAGGGCTTGACTAAAACTCAGGGACGAATCGCCCTTGGGGTCAGGAATTCTTCGACAAGGGTTTGGAAAATGAATCGGTATCTCCAAGGGGTAATTCGAGTCTGAAAGTTACCGGATCTGGAGAAACTAAGAACAGTCTCCCTTTATGTTTTTTTTCAACTATTTCTCGGCAGAGATTAAGACCGATGCCTGTCCCGACACCTTCCATCTTTGTCGTATAAAATAAATCAAAGATTTTATCAACCTGATCCGGTGCTAGGGGTTTACCGGTATCCATGATTTCACACCAGAGTGAAGTCTCATCGCAGCCGGTACGGATTTCCAGAATTCCCCGTTTCCCTGTTTCGGCATACTGGGCCTCGATTGCTTGAAGGGCATTGGTAAAGAGATTAAACAAAACCTGATTAATCGCCTGTTTTTGCATTCGCACCGGTGGAACATCCCCAAATTTTCGGACAATATCCGTCGTACGTTGAAATTCTATTTTCATGATGTTTAAAGTGGATTCGATGCAATCATGGATAGAGGCGATTTCAAAGGTTCCTTCAAGAGGATCATTGCGGGCTATATGGAGTAGGGATCGGGCTACTTCTTCTATCCGTCCAAAGCCCTCATAGATTCCCGAGGTAATGGCGGCTAATTCACCAAAGAGGGGCTCAAGAGACTCCGAGTGGGTCTGCCGCTTTAATTCTAGGAGCACATCATTAAGAGAGCGGATGTTGCTTTGTATGTACGCCAGCGGATTATTGATCTCATGGGCAAGGCCGGCCGCCAACTGCCCAAGGGTGGCGAGTTTTTCGCGTTTTATATATTCATTTTTGATGAACATATTTTCGTTGAGAAGTGCCACCTGAGTCGACACATCTTCCAGCATGATAATGGTACCATTTGGCGGGGTGCCGTTGGATTGTACCGTACACTTAAGAAAATAATTATTAATAAAAATTTGTTTTACTTGAGGTTCATTGCGGGTAACACCCTCTTCATATCCAATTTCACGAAGTAATTGGGTTAAAAAGGGAAAGTGTCGGTAATCCTTTCCGACCATCACCGTATCGAGGGATAGGAGTTCATCCACCCTTCTGTTATGGTCTACAATCCTGCCCCTGCGATCAAGCACAAGGATGCCCACATCGATTTCCTGAATAATAACGCTGCGGGAAACCGGCATTATCCAAAAGAGTCGGTGAAAATACATCCCGATCAGGAAAAAAATCCCGGAAGCTGCAAAGCCTATGGGGGTAAAATCTTTCATAATGCCGTGATACTGTCGAGTAAGATTAAGGATATTTGTTATGGCAGGTAGTAAGGTTCCCCCTACAATCCAGAGGGATTGACGGTGGTACAGGGTTTCTCCTTTGAGATAGGAACGAAAAATAATGATACATCCCGTGGCAATGCTCAGCCATGAGTAAACGAAGGCAACCCAATACAGGGGACCATACTGGGGTTTTAAAACCGAAAGGTTCTTCCACTCATAGAAATAGATTTTACTCCAATGGAGGCCATGGAATTCGTTGGTAAACACCAGGAGAATACCAACGGCGGGCCCTACAATTGCTATCAGTATGAGAGGCTTTATGAGCTTTGTAATCCAACCGGTAAAACGCAAGCTAAATGATAGCCAGGCGATAGGAATATACATAAAGGCCACATATTCAAGCTTGGCAAAAAAGACAGTTAAAGCCCCCGCAGGAGCAATTAACTCACCAATATTAGTAACCAGGAGCCAAACACACAAACCCAGATACCATAGGAGTGGCCGAGCTGCTGGCTCTTTACGGTAGGGGACAACAGTAAGGATTGCCACAATCAGTATAACAATCGCTACGGGCGCAACATTAATGAAGAATTCAAATCCGTTATCCATGAGAAGCTTCCGGTAAAAAGAGTATCGACATAAGGGTTACATCGTCGGTAAAGCAACCTCCGGGGAGGGCGGAACGGAAGGTGGCAACGATGTCTTCTATCGGCTGCTCCGGCATTGTCTGTAGGGTAGAAATAACCTCCGGACCTTTCATCGTAAAAAAATGCGGTACCGATTCAATAAGTCCATCGGTAAAAAGGAACAACCGATCTCCTGGAACAAATTCCCGTTCCACTTGTGTAAAGGGGGCATCTATGAAGGCCCCAAGCATGGGGTTACCACCCGAAAGAAATTCGGGTAAGGCCTGGTGGACATAGATAACGCTCGGCATTCCTGCATTCGCCACAGAGAGTCGTTTTTTTTCTATACTGATAGTAACCGCCACAAGGTCAATAAGCACCTCTGGCTCGTTGCGCAAGAGTTGACAATAGTAATTATTAAGGGAAGACAAAAAAAGGTCCGGTGTTTCTGGCAGTCCAGGCTCAAGAGCTATCAATTCGTCCATGGCGGTCTTAAGCATCACGGCCATCATGGCGGATTTTAAACCATGGCCTGCCACATCCCCTAGAATAACAAAAAAATTGTTATCGTCTAACCGGCGAAACTCGAAAAAATCTCCACCACAATGAAAGGTTTCAAAGGGGATAAATGATACCTCTATCTGCAGTTCAGAAATTGAAGGGATGGTGGAGGCAAACAGTCTTTTCTGGAATTCCCCTGCCTCTTTGAGCATGGAATCTATACGGCTAGCAAGCAAGGTGTTTTCCCGTCTGATGTTCCATAGTTCGTAAGCCTTAGCAATTTCTGTTTCCAGGGAGTCTCTGGTCCATGGTTTAAAAAGCAAACTCTGGATGGAAGCCATGATAGCTTTTTGAATGTCCTCTATATCCGTATAGGCGGTAAGCAAAATCGTCTGAATTTCCGGTGAGGCCTTCCGAACAAGAGTTAAAAGTTCACTACCGCTCATGGCGGGCATTCGCAAATCCGATATTACCAGAAATACGGAATCCCGATTATCCGCAATATACTTGGCTGAAATAAGAGGATCATTAAAGGCTTTAATAGAAAACCGCTCGTCACCGAAGATATGCCGGATTTCACGTTCCAGGGCCTCGGTCACCCGGCTTTCATCATCAACTAAAACTAGTTCATATTTTGTATTCATGTTCATTATGATCCATTGATACTAGTATACTACATTTAAGCCTTTCATGGGTGGGCTATCCACACCCATCCCTTAGTATGGTATACTCTTTTAAGCTAAAGAATAGGGTGTTTTTGGTGGAAAAATACGTTAGCCCAGGGATACTTTCTTATTGTAATTCCCCTGAGAATCTAGAAAAAACCTCCACCGCAAGGCACTATAAAAAGGGCATTATAAAGAAGGAGCAGTATGGAAACACCGGTTGTTTTTTTACATGGTTTTTCTCGGGAACAATTAGGGGCCATCATGAGGGCCGTTAAGGCGGTGGCCGCCGAAACAGGGATGGATCCCAAAGAAATCGCCTTTGCCACATCGACCCCAACAAACATGGAATGGAAGGTGCGGGACCTTATCGATGAGGTCCGGCAAGAACACGAATATCTTAAAAACAATCCGCCCCCTCGTATGGCGTAGTTGGGCATAGCTGGTGATTGGGGGGCCCCCAGAGAAACCCATGGAGCCCCCACACAAAGGAAAGCCGGCCCTTTGTTCCCCTCGCCGCTAGCTCCTCCCCGGGCCCGCCTAAGTTTCGGTGGCTTCTCCATGGCATAGCCAGCTATTAGATGATGGCGGGGGCCGTTCAGAGAAACCCCGGGGCCCCCAGACAAAAAAGCCGGCCCTTTGTTCCCCTCGCCGCTAGCCCCACCATCGGAGGTTAGCCCCCTTTCATGGAGGGTAGTGAGGGATGGAAGGCTGGCAGATTCAGTGGCGCACGCCCGAGGAGATTCCGCGGCGCCCGTCACCGTTACTTAAATCGATACCGGGATGGCCGGCCGGCGGTATTCTTTTTCAAGGCTCCGGGCAACCTCTTCTCCTGCAAGAAGGGCCAGGGGAGCCTGTTCGTATGCTCGATACAGTTCCCGGGCCCGCTGCGCCAGCGCCTCGGCGGTGCAGTTCACCAGGAATTGAAGCTTTTGTTCCCGCTGTCGCTCCGTAATACCGGTCAGGAACCGTAAAAAGTCGGCCATGGCCTTTTCAGGATTGGTTTTAGGCCGGGTCTCTTTGGCATAGGCGCCGATGATGATCTTTTCAAGATATTCCTCTGGAAGTTTCTCCTGGGATGCCTGTTCCAGGACCGCCCGGATACTCTGGATTGATCGGTGCACCTGGGGATCCCGATAGGTCGCCAGGACAAATACCGGCTCTAGACCATCGGGGAAGGCAAAGGCCCCATAGGCTCCCCCCTGCATGCGGATTTTCTCCCAAAGGGGCCCCGTGGACACATGATGGGCCAGCACCAGTTCTGCGCTGTGTTCGGGGCTCGCAAAGGGGGCCGCGGGAAAGGCCTGGGCCACAAACCCCACCTGGAGGGGCGGCACCAGAAAAATCTCAAGTCGCTGAGGGGACTGCGAGGGCTCTGAAGCAAGCGAGGCCCCAGCCTCCCCCCATACTTCCTGGGAAAACAACTCCTTTTGGGGCCGGGGAGCCGAAAAACCCTGCAGGTGCTGGGCAAGCAGGGCCTCGGCCCGTTCCCGATAGGAATCTTCGCTCGTCAGGTGCACGAGGAGCCCCGCGGAAGCTACCAGGGTATCCCGGAGAGCCGAGAGTTTTGCGGCCACCTTCTCTATATCGTCGCGCACCAATGTTTGAACATAGCCAATCTGGGGAATCCCATACCAGAGATCTTCCACATAGCGAGCGCGGGAAGCGTACCGGCCCGCCGCGGAGATCGCATAGGAGTGCCCCGACTGAATAAGAGAAGAGATCAGATCGTTTCGATACTCTACAAGGAGATCCTTAAGGCGGCGATGATCCGAAAAATCTGCAGTCCGGATAAGATCAAGCACGAGGGGCAGGGCCGCTTCAAACCGCTCGTGAAGGGTCTTGAACCGAAAAACAATCCAATCCCGGCCCACCAGATCGAAGATCCCCGGCGAAGTGGCCACGGCCCTTGCCGCCCCCGGCGCAGCCGAGGAACTGTGCAAGAAGGCAGAAAATCCACCCACCACCCGGGCCATTCGGCTTGAGACCTGAGCGTAGGATTCGCCGGGAAGCCCCAGGGCCGGAATACAGCGGGCAAGGAAGGGAAGGAGCGCATAATCTTCCTTACCCACCACATCTACCGGGAAGGCCAGGTCGCCGTAGGTAATCCCATTGGTATACAGGCTATGGGCCACAAGGGGAATGGCTCCCAGGGACCCCACGGACCGTTCAACCCGTTCTACCTTGAGGGATATATCGGTCCGACGGAGGTGGGGAATCCGCCCCAACATGGCCGGGTCATCCCCCTCACTTTGCTTTTGACGGACAAACTCGCTTTTCTGAAGGAGTTCCCGCCGTTCCTCTTCCGAAAGGCGCTCATAAAGGGCCTTCAGTTCCCGGGCTTCCGCTTCGGCTTTGCGCTGCGAAAGCCCCACCTCAGGGTACACCGAAACCAGGGCCCGATGGGGATTGTCCAGCAAATACCGGGTGATAAGCTCCTCAAAGTACCGGGGGTTTTGGGCTATCCGGTGCTTGAGCTGTTCAAAGGGCCTTCGAAATTGCAGGGTCTCCCAGGGGCTTGTGCCGTGGAGCCAGCCCCTGAGGCTCCGGCGCATAAGCACGAGCGAGAAGGGTCCCCCGGCCCGACGAAGTTCCTTGTTCGAAAACTCTAACGAGAAGAGGGCCGCCTCTATCTCCTGGGGCGGGATGCCCCTCTCTACCAGGTCATGGAGGGTGCTCAGGATGAGGGCTTCCACATCCTTTTCCCGATTCGGCGCTACCCCCCGCAGCCCTGCGGCAAAGACCGTTTCCCGAAGGTCAGTCTCGAGGCCCGTTCCGGGGGCCAGGTCCTCTCCCAGATGGGATTCCACCAGGGCCCGGGCAAGGGGAGATCCGTCGTGACCAAGGAGCACTTCCGTTAAGGCTGCGAGGCCCAGGGTTTCTTCTATGTCGGTGCTGTCCCCCGCAAGCCAGGAAAGGAGGACAATCGATTTTGCATCGGGAGAAGCCGCCGGATAGGGAACGGCAATGTGGCGAGGTTCCCCCCAGCGGGGAGCCCGCGGGAACAGTCCCCCCCTCTTTCCCGGTGCGACTCCGTTTTCAAACGGGAAGGAATCCGTAGCATTGCTAAAAAATCGTTCCTCTAAAAAGGCAAGCTGGTCTTCCGTAGGGATGTTCCCGTACAAGAAAATGCGGCAATTCGCAGGACTGTAATAACGGCGATGGAACGCCCGAAGTTCTTCCCAGCTCAGGCGGGGGATTTCGTCGGGGTCACCCCCCGAATCAAAACCGTAAGGGGTTCCCTGGAGCACCGAACGGAAGACCCAATCGGCGGCGATGGATTCGGCAGATGAGTAGTTTCCCTTCATTTCGTTATACACCACCCCCGTCCGAATCAGCGGGGCCGACCGGTTAGCCATCGCCCCGTTTGTATGGGGTTCCCCTTTTTCTATAGTGGCGGGGATTTCGATCCGATGGCCTTCCTGCATAAAGGTCCATTCTTCCAAAAGGGGATGAAACACCGCATCACCGTACACCGCCATCAGGTTAAAATAATCCTGCCGATTGGTAGAACTGGCGGGATATACCGTTTTATCAGGGAAGGTCATGGCATTCAAAAAGGTCTGGAGGCTTCCCTGGGCAAGCACCACAAAGGTATCTTTAAGGGGATACTGATGGGAGCCGCACAACACCGAATGTTCCAGGATGTGGGCCACCCCCGTTGAATCCGAAGGGGGTGTCGCGAAGGCAAAGGCAAAGAGGTTTTCTTCATCATCGGTATAGAGGTGGAACACCTCGGCCCCGGTTTGTTCGTGGCGGGCCCAGATACCCACCCCATTCAGTTCCTCGAGCGGTTCAATGGAAACAATAGTAAAACCGTGCAGGTTTTGACCAATCGTAAGGGATGTTTGTATCATGTTCTATTCATACCCCAGGGGACAGGACCGTGTAAACAGGCCCCTCTCCTGTGGATACCCCCTTGTGTATCCAGGGGGACCGCTCAAATTTCACCCGCCGAGTCGCCTGTACCACCACAAAAAGGGCGCCCGACACGTCCGTTGCCGCTAAAGTAACAAGGGGTTCATTTTCCCAAACCAAAAGATGGGAACGGGGCGCCCTCTTTTTCAAAAAGGCTCATCGTCTCAAACCCGTATAAAAGAGGGGAAAAGGGGCTCCTTCTTCGTCAAAAGGGATCGTTAGTTTTAAGCATTAGTTTTAAGAAGGGCATCCAACAAAAAAGCGTCGGGGGATCCTCTTCGCCAAAAGGATCCATCAGTCGTTAGGTAACCAGGTCTTCCTCATCGATAAAGGGGATGGTCCCCTTTTCACGGCCCAGACGAAGCCACGAAAGGAAGTCCCGCTCTATTTCCGCCACATCCCGGCGGGGAACCGCCCCCAGGAGTTCTCCTTCCTGTTCCACCAGGGTACGACGGGTACTCGAGAGATTCGATTTAATCTTATCCACCACCCGATGGGTCTTGCCTTTCAAAAGAAGGGCAATATCCCGATCGCCCATGGAACGGAGTTTTTCCTGGAGCACCCGGTCTTCTATTCGCACAATATCCTCGATGGTATACAACCGCTCTTTTAATTCCTGGCCCAGGGTAGGGTCCTGTTCTTCTAGGGCCTCTAAAATCTCTTCCCCCAGTTCTGGATTGCTATGTCGCAGTATTTCAGCCAGGGTAGCCTTCCCATCAATTTCAGGGCTATCTACCTTTCCTACATTCCGAATTTTCTCCCGGAGGGCCTCCGAAACCCGTTCGATCACCTCAGGGGCAATTTTCTGCATCTTCGCAATCCGTCGCACCACCTGGACCCGGATAGAAGGATCCAACAGCTTGATGCAGCGGGCCGCCAATGGGGGCGAAAGGTGGGAGAAAATAAGGGCCAGCGTAGGGATGGTTTCTTCTTTTAAAAGGGGGACAATCTGTTCCGCCCGGTATTCTTCTAAGAACTGAAAGGGTTTTTCCAGGGCTTGTGGAGCGGCCCGCCGGAGATAGCGCTCTGCCACCTCTTCCCCAAAGGCCTGGGTAAGGAGCAGTTTCGCCGTTTCAGGCCCTCCCTGTGCCTTCCGATCGACCCCATAGCTTCCCAAACGATGGGCCAAGAGGGCCCGAAATTCTTCCAGAACCTCTTTTGCCTCTTCCTGGGTAACCACCTTAATCGAGGCAAGTTCCCGGGTTATCGCTTCGATTTGGGCCTCATCCAGCCGC is a genomic window containing:
- a CDS encoding prevent-host-death protein, which encodes MKTLPVGELKARFSEVLERVKAGESFGILYGKKKKPIAMIVPYKDSAVKKEREIGPLEGKVTIQFADDFKVSEEELLKLS
- a CDS encoding type II toxin-antitoxin system VapC family toxin — its product is MNYLLDTHTFLWTISDTKNLSAKAKEIIKSPKNEIFVSAVSFWEISIKTRLKKLHLGTLDPEELLTLALQMDFQVISLTPEEAITYHTLKEETHTDPFDRMLIWQSITRKMPLISKDAAFSKFIPYGLKLIW
- a CDS encoding ATP-binding protein; this encodes MSGKRLPIGLQTFSQLVTEQYYYVDKTPFVHKVLLKGKFFFLSRPRRFGKSLFLDTLAEALSGNRELFKGLYLYDKYDFTPYPVIRLSFGSGDYKKLQEELATAFTIMFTENYRRLKLPMPDLASFQNPKLALTNLILAASERYEAPVAVLIDEYDKPILDNLSRPEVAREARDILKNLYSVLKDSDRYLRLAFITGVSKFSKLSLFSGLNNLEDITLNPAYGEICGYTQHDLETVFADAMEGSDMHLVQLWYNGYWYFGEKLYNPFDILLFLSNGKIFSNYWWQTGSPSFLIEVLKQERYFLPELENCEASEELLNAFDVDYIDIRALLWQTGYLTIKDVETNSMGVRTFTLGVPNAEVQLSLNQFFLYYLSGSRDLPIKLGSKAEKALEQANLSALVDELKRLCAGIPYNNYVKNDIATAEGYWASLVYVFLAAIGYRVTCEDATNQGRIDMTIETFRDIYIIEFKVDSSEPAIKQIEERRYWEKYQSQGKRIHLLGINFSSEERNITDWEGRSLEG
- a CDS encoding histidine kinase N-terminal 7TM domain-containing protein, whose amino-acid sequence is MDNGFEFFINVAPVAIVILIVAILTVVPYRKEPAARPLLWYLGLCVWLLVTNIGELIAPAGALTVFFAKLEYVAFMYIPIAWLSFSLRFTGWITKLIKPLILIAIVGPAVGILLVFTNEFHGLHWSKIYFYEWKNLSVLKPQYGPLYWVAFVYSWLSIATGCIIIFRSYLKGETLYHRQSLWIVGGTLLPAITNILNLTRQYHGIMKDFTPIGFAASGIFFLIGMYFHRLFWIMPVSRSVIIQEIDVGILVLDRRGRIVDHNRRVDELLSLDTVMVGKDYRHFPFLTQLLREIGYEEGVTRNEPQVKQIFINNYFLKCTVQSNGTPPNGTIIMLEDVSTQVALLNENMFIKNEYIKREKLATLGQLAAGLAHEINNPLAYIQSNIRSLNDVLLELKRQTHSESLEPLFGELAAITSGIYEGFGRIEEVARSLLHIARNDPLEGTFEIASIHDCIESTLNIMKIEFQRTTDIVRKFGDVPPVRMQKQAINQVLFNLFTNALQAIEAQYAETGKRGILEIRTGCDETSLWCEIMDTGKPLAPDQVDKIFDLFYTTKMEGVGTGIGLNLCREIVEKKHKGRLFLVSPDPVTFRLELPLGDTDSFSKPLSKNS
- a CDS encoding fused response regulator/phosphatase, whose translation is MNTKYELVLVDDESRVTEALEREIRHIFGDERFSIKAFNDPLISAKYIADNRDSVFLVISDLRMPAMSGSELLTLVRKASPEIQTILLTAYTDIEDIQKAIMASIQSLLFKPWTRDSLETEIAKAYELWNIRRENTLLASRIDSMLKEAGEFQKRLFASTIPSISELQIEVSFIPFETFHCGGDFFEFRRLDDNNFFVILGDVAGHGLKSAMMAVMLKTAMDELIALEPGLPETPDLFLSSLNNYYCQLLRNEPEVLIDLVAVTISIEKKRLSVANAGMPSVIYVHQALPEFLSGGNPMLGAFIDAPFTQVEREFVPGDRLFLFTDGLIESVPHFFTMKGPEVISTLQTMPEQPIEDIVATFRSALPGGCFTDDVTLMSILFLPEASHG
- a CDS encoding DUF3783 domain-containing protein, translating into METPVVFLHGFSREQLGAIMRAVKAVAAETGMDPKEIAFATSTPTNMEWKVRDLIDEVRQEHEYLKNNPPPRMA
- a CDS encoding insulinase family protein, with amino-acid sequence MIQTSLTIGQNLHGFTIVSIEPLEELNGVGIWARHEQTGAEVFHLYTDDEENLFAFAFATPPSDSTGVAHILEHSVLCGSHQYPLKDTFVVLAQGSLQTFLNAMTFPDKTVYPASSTNRQDYFNLMAVYGDAVFHPLLEEWTFMQEGHRIEIPATIEKGEPHTNGAMANRSAPLIRTGVVYNEMKGNYSSAESIAADWVFRSVLQGTPYGFDSGGDPDEIPRLSWEELRAFHRRYYSPANCRIFLYGNIPTEDQLAFLEERFFSNATDSFPFENGVAPGKRGGLFPRAPRWGEPRHIAVPYPAASPDAKSIVLLSWLAGDSTDIEETLGLAALTEVLLGHDGSPLARALVESHLGEDLAPGTGLETDLRETVFAAGLRGVAPNREKDVEALILSTLHDLVERGIPPQEIEAALFSLEFSNKELRRAGGPFSLVLMRRSLRGWLHGTSPWETLQFRRPFEQLKHRIAQNPRYFEELITRYLLDNPHRALVSVYPEVGLSQRKAEAEARELKALYERLSEEERRELLQKSEFVRQKQSEGDDPAMLGRIPHLRRTDISLKVERVERSVGSLGAIPLVAHSLYTNGITYGDLAFPVDVVGKEDYALLPFLARCIPALGLPGESYAQVSSRMARVVGGFSAFLHSSSAAPGAARAVATSPGIFDLVGRDWIVFRFKTLHERFEAALPLVLDLIRTADFSDHRRLKDLLVEYRNDLISSLIQSGHSYAISAAGRYASRARYVEDLWYGIPQIGYVQTLVRDDIEKVAAKLSALRDTLVASAGLLVHLTSEDSYRERAEALLAQHLQGFSAPRPQKELFSQEVWGEAGASLASEPSQSPQRLEIFLVPPLQVGFVAQAFPAAPFASPEHSAELVLAHHVSTGPLWEKIRMQGGAYGAFAFPDGLEPVFVLATYRDPQVHRSIQSIRAVLEQASQEKLPEEYLEKIIIGAYAKETRPKTNPEKAMADFLRFLTGITERQREQKLQFLVNCTAEALAQRARELYRAYEQAPLALLAGEEVARSLEKEYRRPAIPVSI
- a CDS encoding flagellar motor switch protein FliG; the protein is MGASETPLEKMRLAAYKRILKQDTEEGEKEGEGTGGPGSSRDGSGRPRRSGSPVLQEVPLRSDEKPPVNKEGSPSPKSGTTRAPSATEAPSAGGFFKVTTAGAGASKEKSMFVEDHKKDTQKGSSSRGAPFTSSRGTPDAAEDRTKGVQGEKSRKPSQGYTPRGEREGGFQKQTREGPLPSGAPRAEKEGGATPKGGTQESKFRRVAKLLLIIGKEEASQILSRLDEAQIEAITRELASIKVVTQEEAKEVLEEFRALLAHRLGSYGVDRKAQGGPETAKLLLTQAFGEEVAERYLRRAAPQALEKPFQFLEEYRAEQIVPLLKEETIPTLALIFSHLSPPLAARCIKLLDPSIRVQVVRRIAKMQKIAPEVIERVSEALREKIRNVGKVDSPEIDGKATLAEILRHSNPELGEEILEALEEQDPTLGQELKERLYTIEDIVRIEDRVLQEKLRSMGDRDIALLLKGKTHRVVDKIKSNLSSTRRTLVEQEGELLGAVPRRDVAEIERDFLSWLRLGREKGTIPFIDEEDLVT